A window of Malania oleifera isolate guangnan ecotype guangnan chromosome 5, ASM2987363v1, whole genome shotgun sequence contains these coding sequences:
- the LOC131155605 gene encoding LOB domain-containing protein 29-like has protein sequence MTGSGSPCGACKFLRRKCVRGCVFAPYFCHEQGATHFAAIHKVFGASNVSKLLSHLPVSDRCEAAVTISYEAQARLQDPIYGCVSHIFALQQQVVNLQAQLASLKEQAAQSFVNSPAAANPNERLCGKPPSYPQDVQSWFQLENMNTIPQFNPNFCTSQMMQYCENGFLDPNSMGNYENSIMAEQNVPFASFKEISTPTVSLDAQMKNEKWAYQDDTDDLQSVAFGYARH, from the exons ATGACAGGTTCAGGTTCTCCCTGTGGAGCCTGCAAGTTCTTGAGAAGAAAATGTGTGAGAGGCTGTGTTTTTGCACCTTACTTCTGCCATGAACAGGGTGCTACTCATTTTGCAGCCATTCATAAGGTTTTTGGTGCAAGCAATGTCTCCAAACTCCTTTCTCACCTCCCAGTTAGCGATCGTTGCGAGGCTGCGGTCACGATCTCATACGAGGCTCAAGCTCGGCTTCAAGATCCCATTTATGGCTGTGTTTCACATATTTTTGCCCTTCAACAGCAG GTTGTCAATCTACAGGCGCAGCTAGCTTCTCTCAAGGAGCAAGCAGCCCAAAGCTTCGTCAATAGTCCTGCTGCTGCAAACCCTAACGAGAGATTATGTGGAAAACCTCCTTCTTACCCCCAAGATGTGCAAAGTTGGTTTCAGCTGGAAAATATGAACACCATACCGCAATTCAATCCAAACTTCTGCACCTCCCAAATGATGCAATATTGCGAGAATGGGTTCTTGGATCCAAACTCCATGGGGAATTACGAAAATTCAATCATGGCAGAACAAAATGTCCCATTTGCTAGCTTCAAAGAGATTTCTACTCCCACGGTTTCTCTCGATGCACAAATGAAAAACGAAAAATGGGCATACCAAGACGATACTGATGACCTTCAGTCTGTGGCGTTTGGCTACGCTCGGCATTAA